The Candidatus Thorarchaeota archaeon genome includes a window with the following:
- a CDS encoding DNA adenine methylase has product MPRPIVKWAGGKGQLLQDIDSVLPPSFRDYYEPFVGGGALFFHLYRKGLIRKAVLSDANAELISLYVTVRDRVEDIVDELQSGRYVNDSQTYYSIRKMVPSDPVIRAARLIYLNRTCFNGLYRVNSRGQFNVPFGRYENPMILDEANLRAASTAFSGVEFRVGDFEEAVRDAETGDFVYMDPPYVPISDTAAFTSYTKDGFGPEEQERLAHVFSELDERGCYVLESNSATSVIRNLYTRFTVTEVYAARAISSDGSTRGRIPELLIRNYEPKSLQLRLDQF; this is encoded by the coding sequence ATGCCGCGACCCATTGTCAAGTGGGCCGGAGGAAAAGGTCAGCTGTTGCAGGATATAGACAGCGTCCTGCCACCCTCCTTCAGAGATTACTACGAGCCATTTGTTGGTGGAGGCGCCCTGTTCTTTCACCTGTACCGCAAGGGACTCATAAGGAAGGCAGTACTATCCGATGCAAACGCCGAGCTGATATCGCTTTACGTGACAGTGCGCGACAGGGTCGAGGACATCGTCGATGAGCTTCAAAGCGGAAGATATGTCAATGACAGCCAGACCTACTACTCAATCCGCAAGATGGTACCATCGGACCCGGTCATCCGGGCGGCCAGACTCATATACCTCAATCGGACTTGTTTCAATGGCCTATATCGAGTGAACTCCAGAGGCCAATTCAACGTCCCCTTCGGCAGGTATGAGAACCCTATGATTCTTGACGAGGCCAACCTCAGAGCAGCAAGCACTGCTTTCTCAGGAGTGGAGTTTCGCGTCGGGGACTTTGAAGAGGCCGTGAGAGATGCTGAAACAGGCGACTTTGTGTATATGGACCCGCCATATGTGCCCATAAGCGACACCGCTGCCTTCACGTCGTACACAAAGGACGGGTTTGGACCCGAAGAGCAAGAACGGCTCGCCCATGTCTTTTCGGAACTGGACGAGAGAGGATGCTACGTCCTTGAGAGCAATTCAGCGACAAGCGTGATTAGGAATCTCTACACCAGATTCACAGTGACAGAAGTCTATGCAGCGAGGGCAATCAGTTCAGACGGTTCTACGCGAGGAAGAATACCGGAGCTCCTCATTAGGAATTACGAACCGAAGTCCTTGCAACTTCGCTTGGACCAGTTCTAG
- a CDS encoding methyltransferase domain-containing protein, whose protein sequence is MKRYSVTLRDIERAVVRKTGTNRNLFSSVRRNFELEPRDFTPERTTVWSFKSRGGWATHSGDYRGNWSPFIPRNLLLRYSNPGDLVLDPFCGGGTTPVEAKLLGRRCIARDIVPAAVETTLRNLSFSVPPQMALGHDSLRIYEPVVQVGDARELTGIADSSVDLVCTHPPYSDIVHYSDGIEGDISFHPLDSFLVDMECVAKECFRVLKPGKHCAILIGDMRKNKRVVPLGFMTIQRFLEQGFVLRDLIIKRQHNCRTTGYWYSSSVRYNFLLLAQEYLPIFLKPDDKTTPMMSTETAECTCRRLSLDELEHPAALECKTTWVFDSANYERLLLGNIVARYGGLHTLAIDAAHSCYDTSCHGADAADPEQFDMVYIRLPVRHQVDAYVVELLRRIENCVRQFGHVVIRASDYRVGDLTVCPALEVWQLLGPTFRIRELIVVVCSDPDLSSTRPEELAIAHEYLLVFQKDMPK, encoded by the coding sequence ATGAAGCGGTATTCTGTTACTCTTAGAGACATCGAACGAGCAGTGGTCAGAAAGACAGGTACGAATCGAAATCTCTTCTCCAGTGTACGGCGGAACTTCGAACTTGAGCCAAGAGATTTCACTCCCGAGCGGACGACTGTGTGGAGTTTCAAGAGTCGAGGTGGTTGGGCAACACACTCAGGCGACTACAGAGGTAACTGGTCCCCCTTCATACCTCGCAATCTGTTACTTCGATACAGCAATCCGGGCGACCTAGTTCTGGACCCGTTCTGTGGAGGAGGCACAACACCCGTCGAAGCCAAATTGCTGGGACGACGGTGTATAGCTCGGGACATCGTGCCCGCTGCTGTGGAAACCACCTTACGCAACCTGAGTTTCAGTGTACCTCCCCAAATGGCTTTGGGTCATGATTCACTGCGGATCTATGAGCCAGTTGTACAGGTGGGTGACGCAAGAGAACTGACCGGAATTGCTGACTCTTCTGTCGACCTTGTGTGTACCCATCCTCCCTATTCCGACATTGTCCATTATAGTGATGGTATCGAGGGAGACATATCCTTCCATCCTTTGGACTCTTTCCTAGTCGACATGGAATGCGTTGCCAAGGAGTGTTTTCGTGTTCTGAAGCCCGGAAAACACTGTGCCATTCTAATTGGTGACATGAGAAAGAACAAGCGAGTTGTGCCTCTAGGCTTCATGACTATCCAAAGGTTCCTTGAACAGGGCTTTGTTCTGAGGGACCTAATAATCAAGCGTCAACACAACTGCAGAACAACAGGGTATTGGTATTCATCCAGTGTGAGGTACAACTTTCTTCTCCTCGCCCAGGAGTACCTCCCCATCTTCCTCAAACCTGATGACAAGACAACGCCAATGATGTCTACGGAAACAGCTGAATGCACCTGCAGACGACTCTCCCTAGATGAGCTGGAGCACCCGGCCGCACTAGAGTGCAAGACAACGTGGGTGTTCGATTCAGCCAACTACGAACGCCTGTTGCTTGGAAACATCGTCGCCAGATATGGTGGGCTCCACACACTGGCAATAGACGCTGCACACTCGTGTTATGACACATCCTGTCATGGTGCGGATGCAGCCGATCCGGAGCAGTTCGACATGGTGTACATTCGACTTCCCGTGAGGCATCAAGTTGATGCATACGTCGTGGAGCTTCTCAGGCGTATTGAGAACTGCGTTCGGCAATTCGGCCACGTTGTAATTCGGGCATCAGATTATCGAGTCGGCGACTTGACCGTGTGCCCTGCTTTGGAGGTCTGGCAGCTTCTGGGTCCCACGTTCAGAATACGAGAGCTGATTGTTGTGGTTTGTAGCGATCCCGACCTGTCGTCTACAAGACCTGAAGAGTTGGCCATTGCACACGAGTATCTCTTGGTCTTCCAGAAGGATATGCCCAAGTGA
- a CDS encoding DUF262 domain-containing protein encodes MPEYQRCYSWDRAVIEAFWEDILEAKNSGIRQYFLGTTIVISRTLDRLPHFEIVDGQQRLATLCILMAAMRDVTTQSWKKGTGRNKRCGDGDYLLDRIKDSLCYYDVATKMRYDRVKLGREDQPFFSSHILKGNTTDEQKRNDARTESNKRILNAYLFFCKHIQRSQEVDKGNEWLAQFYKYLTENVYMMSIKTTVDTDAYHVFESVNARGTELSHMQLLKSFFLAAADEADRPHLSSKLAELSSKFKEGEYLRFFRYYWMSKHGLLRKFDLYRKVKQAISLGLKSKDVVDQLDNLSNTYLDVIRVSGNWTDEVRRCLSALRSIGATQVHPLLLATADRFGRESKEFAQMAKASVDFVIRKFVIGGERPGSFESEAGELARKVNASRTDIAEVISELKKNAPDDAAFRRDFAECSIRSQRAAKYILKELERAKRDTRELDVQESVDLEHVLPKNPSEEWTKNLGDVSYEEWVYRIGNLTLIDRGFNRSIQNKGFDLKKKTYQKSKIEITREIDAYDTWGPEQIEDRQKAFARIATKIWTIS; translated from the coding sequence GTGCCCGAATATCAGCGATGCTACTCTTGGGACAGAGCTGTGATTGAGGCGTTCTGGGAAGACATACTTGAAGCCAAGAACTCGGGAATCAGGCAATACTTTCTTGGAACAACGATAGTCATTAGTAGGACTCTTGACAGGCTTCCGCACTTTGAAATTGTCGATGGTCAGCAGAGGCTGGCAACATTGTGCATTCTGATGGCTGCAATGCGAGATGTAACTACTCAGTCATGGAAGAAAGGAACAGGCCGCAACAAGCGATGCGGCGATGGCGATTATCTGCTAGATAGGATAAAGGACAGTCTGTGCTACTACGATGTTGCTACTAAAATGCGTTACGACAGAGTCAAGCTAGGACGGGAGGATCAGCCGTTTTTCTCAAGTCATATACTGAAAGGCAACACCACAGATGAGCAGAAACGGAATGACGCAAGAACTGAATCAAATAAACGGATACTCAATGCGTATTTGTTCTTCTGTAAGCACATCCAGAGATCTCAGGAGGTAGATAAGGGAAATGAATGGTTAGCTCAGTTCTATAAGTATCTGACAGAGAATGTCTACATGATGTCTATCAAGACCACGGTTGACACGGACGCTTATCATGTGTTTGAGAGTGTGAATGCTAGAGGAACCGAGCTCTCGCATATGCAGCTCCTGAAGAGCTTCTTCCTAGCGGCAGCCGATGAAGCGGACCGTCCCCATCTGTCATCGAAGCTGGCAGAATTGTCCAGTAAGTTCAAAGAAGGCGAGTATCTTCGCTTCTTTAGGTACTATTGGATGTCCAAGCATGGACTACTCAGGAAGTTTGACTTATACCGAAAGGTCAAGCAGGCAATCAGTTTAGGATTGAAATCAAAGGACGTCGTAGACCAATTGGATAATCTGTCCAACACCTATCTGGATGTTATCCGTGTGAGCGGTAACTGGACCGACGAAGTGAGGAGATGCCTGTCGGCACTAAGGTCCATCGGAGCAACCCAAGTCCACCCCTTGTTGCTTGCCACCGCTGATAGATTCGGTCGAGAGTCCAAGGAGTTCGCTCAAATGGCAAAGGCGAGTGTTGACTTCGTGATACGCAAGTTTGTGATTGGCGGCGAACGACCGGGATCCTTTGAGTCTGAGGCCGGAGAGCTTGCCAGGAAGGTGAATGCTTCCCGCACTGATATCGCTGAGGTCATCAGTGAACTAAAGAAGAACGCTCCAGACGATGCTGCATTCCGTAGGGACTTCGCCGAATGCTCCATAAGATCACAAAGAGCAGCGAAGTATATCCTGAAGGAACTTGAACGGGCGAAGCGTGATACTAGGGAACTGGATGTGCAGGAATCTGTTGATCTAGAGCACGTCCTGCCTAAGAATCCTAGTGAGGAGTGGACGAAGAATCTAGGCGACGTGAGCTATGAGGAGTGGGTCTATCGTATCGGGAATCTGACCCTCATTGACCGAGGTTTCAACAGGTCTATCCAGAATAAGGGATTTGACTTGAAGAAGAAGACATACCAGAAGTCCAAGATTGAAATCACAAGGGAGATTGATGCCTATGATACCTGGGGTCCCGAACAGATAGAAGATCGCCAAAAGGCCTTCGCAAGGATTGCTACCAAGATATGGACCATATCATAG
- a CDS encoding helix-turn-helix domain-containing protein, producing MISPVTQIERVVKYSYEHSVRAAAMVFGVSRSTVYRWRKAYELYCLEKLEPKSTAPRRRNTVVTQHLVDKVRLLRVTGMGAVKTAAIVRRDERASVSVT from the coding sequence ATGATCTCCCCGGTGACACAAATAGAACGAGTTGTGAAGTACTCGTATGAACACAGCGTTAGGGCGGCCGCCATGGTGTTCGGTGTGTCCCGCTCCACGGTCTACAGGTGGCGCAAGGCGTATGAACTCTACTGTCTTGAGAAACTCGAGCCGAAGTCGACGGCACCTAGGCGCCGGAATACAGTGGTCACTCAGCATCTGGTTGACAAAGTGCGCCTGTTGCGAGTGACAGGGATGGGCGCAGTCAAGACAGCAGCCATCGTCAGACGGGACGAGAGGGCATCTGTGTCAGTCACATGA
- a CDS encoding GTP-binding protein — translation MSTPRGPVSVMRSRDVISILIAGEGGVGKSTLVKNLITGSYHPQTLTVGLNVETWTYEHGGRKRTVTIMDAGGEERFQFLLPSWARGTSGCILAFDLGRFISFLHLPDWLGIVLGAMKPDRVLLVGTKADLGNDREVPGEHAEAFARDNGLIGYVETSAKMSMNVVEAFQILLERINIDN, via the coding sequence TTGTCTACTCCAAGGGGACCAGTTTCAGTGATGCGCTCAAGGGACGTGATATCAATTCTCATCGCTGGCGAAGGAGGAGTCGGCAAGAGCACGCTCGTGAAGAACCTCATCACTGGGAGCTACCATCCTCAGACGCTCACAGTGGGACTCAATGTGGAAACATGGACGTACGAACACGGAGGGCGGAAACGTACGGTCACCATCATGGACGCTGGCGGTGAGGAACGGTTCCAGTTTCTCCTTCCCAGCTGGGCACGAGGCACAAGTGGCTGCATTCTGGCATTCGATCTCGGGCGCTTCATCAGCTTTCTCCACTTGCCGGACTGGCTTGGAATAGTCCTTGGAGCGATGAAGCCTGACAGGGTACTGCTGGTTGGAACGAAGGCAGATCTCGGAAATGATAGAGAGGTCCCAGGAGAACACGCTGAGGCATTCGCACGCGACAACGGTCTCATCGGCTATGTCGAGACAAGTGCAAAGATGAGCATGAACGTCGTGGAGGCATTCCAGATTCTTCTCGAGCGGATCAACATTGACAACTGA